In Halobaculum limi, one DNA window encodes the following:
- a CDS encoding HD domain-containing protein, whose amino-acid sequence MSDDTSAALPDDLSDVFPLVDDIADDDLRAGVHEAYALALAETAWDDIREVPWLPDEQQRLGLPDETNVDHVNEVTTLAAGMADALLAARPDLGIDRDLVVAGALLHDVSKLYEFAPGESSGTDYYDLLGHPHVGVYVCEAAGLPVELSHIVLSHTSRTTVDPATIEAEIVKRADEVAAAAIRSRALDDLREA is encoded by the coding sequence GTGAGCGACGACACATCTGCGGCGCTTCCCGACGACCTCTCGGACGTCTTCCCGCTGGTCGACGACATCGCGGACGACGACCTTCGCGCAGGCGTCCACGAGGCGTACGCGCTGGCGCTCGCGGAGACCGCGTGGGACGACATCCGCGAGGTGCCGTGGCTCCCAGACGAACAGCAGCGACTGGGACTCCCCGACGAGACGAACGTCGACCACGTCAACGAGGTGACGACGCTGGCGGCGGGGATGGCCGACGCGTTGCTGGCGGCGAGACCGGACCTCGGTATCGACCGCGACCTCGTCGTCGCGGGCGCGTTGCTCCACGACGTGAGCAAACTGTACGAGTTCGCGCCCGGAGAGTCGAGCGGCACCGACTACTACGACCTCCTCGGCCACCCGCACGTCGGCGTCTACGTCTGTGAAGCCGCAGGGCTCCCGGTCGAACTGTCACACATCGTGCTCTCGCACACGTCGCGGACGACCGTCGATCCGGCGACCATCGAAGCCGAGATAGTCAAACGTGCCGACGAGGTCGCTGCGGCGGCGATTCGCTCGCGTGCGCTCGACGACCTGCGGGAGGCGTGA
- a CDS encoding universal stress protein, giving the protein MATTTGEIEAADGAVGHDGVETQEPIGVPVEVDRVLLAVADDTHDRVRNVALSMAATHGATVDALSVIPMDVSVDHWDMVVERRESAAEAVLDAAGAAADAASVPLHKRLRYGTPAEEISLYADGNDVDLIVVGEPNRTGLRRFFSPKNVASDVRAATGVPVVSVPQVAESAE; this is encoded by the coding sequence ATGGCAACTACGACGGGAGAGATCGAGGCGGCCGATGGAGCCGTCGGACACGACGGCGTAGAGACGCAGGAACCGATCGGCGTGCCTGTGGAGGTCGACCGAGTGCTCCTCGCGGTCGCCGATGACACTCACGACCGCGTCCGCAACGTCGCGCTCTCGATGGCGGCGACGCACGGTGCGACGGTCGACGCCCTGTCGGTCATCCCGATGGACGTCTCGGTTGACCACTGGGACATGGTCGTCGAACGTCGCGAGTCGGCGGCAGAAGCAGTCCTCGATGCGGCCGGCGCGGCCGCAGACGCCGCGTCGGTTCCGTTACACAAACGTCTCCGCTACGGGACGCCCGCAGAGGAGATCAGCTTGTACGCCGACGGCAACGACGTCGACCTGATCGTCGTCGGCGAACCCAACCGTACCGGTCTCCGGCGGTTCTTCTCTCCGAAAAACGTCGCCAGCGACGTTCGAGCGGCGACGGGCGTACCGGTCGTCTCCGTCCCGCAGGTCGCCGAATCGGCCGAGTGA
- a CDS encoding universal stress protein — protein sequence MVSRILVGVDESAQAEAALSFVAEEWRDADVVLLSVIDPAEAGRAAGAGVPSGAEQWYERTKSDREALLAEAADGLNVTGSVETATTVGKPAAAIVEYAADNDIDHIVVGSHGRKGISRVVLGSVAEAVVRNAPVPVTVVR from the coding sequence ATGGTGAGTCGGATCCTCGTCGGCGTCGACGAGTCGGCACAGGCGGAGGCGGCACTCTCGTTTGTCGCCGAGGAGTGGCGTGACGCCGACGTGGTGTTGCTCTCGGTCATCGACCCCGCGGAGGCAGGACGCGCCGCCGGTGCCGGCGTTCCGAGCGGGGCCGAACAGTGGTACGAACGCACGAAGTCGGATCGGGAGGCACTGTTGGCCGAGGCCGCAGACGGACTCAACGTGACCGGATCCGTCGAGACGGCGACGACGGTCGGCAAGCCCGCCGCCGCCATCGTCGAGTACGCCGCCGACAACGACATCGACCACATCGTCGTCGGCAGCCACGGACGGAAGGGTATCTCGCGGGTGGTCCTCGGGAGCGTCGCCGAGGCGGTCGTCAGGAACGCACCCGTCCCAGTGACGGTCGTTCGCTGA
- a CDS encoding nitroreductase family protein — MEYEEVVTTRRSLHEYSDEEVTEETIEEIVRQATFAPSSFNLQPWEFLVVQDDDRLATLAEVANGQEHIEEASATVVVLGDLDPSRHAEPVFEDWLQKGYIPDEETKGYLVDTVDGMAEMPETERRVWTNRSTALAAQQFMTAAWNQGVATLPMEGFDDEALVKAFEIDDSEYEPVMLIAVGYPADGADELAAERKYRRPVDEVVHYETFEPAGETSLDGDATGDASAPADD, encoded by the coding sequence ATGGAGTACGAGGAAGTCGTCACGACGCGCCGTTCACTGCACGAGTACAGCGACGAGGAAGTCACCGAGGAGACTATCGAGGAGATCGTTCGCCAGGCGACGTTCGCCCCGTCGAGTTTCAACCTCCAGCCGTGGGAGTTCCTCGTCGTCCAGGACGACGACCGCCTCGCCACGCTCGCGGAGGTCGCAAACGGACAAGAACACATCGAGGAGGCGTCGGCGACGGTCGTCGTCCTCGGTGACCTGGACCCCTCTCGCCACGCCGAACCCGTCTTCGAGGACTGGCTGCAGAAGGGCTACATCCCGGACGAGGAGACGAAGGGCTACCTCGTCGATACGGTCGACGGGATGGCCGAGATGCCCGAGACGGAGCGTCGCGTCTGGACGAACCGCTCGACGGCACTCGCGGCCCAGCAGTTCATGACCGCCGCGTGGAACCAGGGCGTCGCGACGCTGCCGATGGAGGGCTTCGACGACGAGGCACTCGTCAAGGCGTTCGAGATCGACGACAGCGAGTACGAGCCAGTGATGCTCATCGCGGTCGGCTACCCCGCCGACGGCGCCGACGAACTCGCGGCCGAGCGCAAGTACCGCCGCCCTGTCGACGAAGTCGTCCACTACGAGACGTTCGAACCAGCGGGCGAGACCAGCCTCGACGGTGACGCGACCGGCGACGCGAGCGCACCCGCCGACGACTGA
- a CDS encoding NAD(+)/NADH kinase, which produces MDVGIVAQKGNGRAAYLAGDLCDRLRAADATVAVDAATAEALDDVEAIPVSAMAEMDLVVSIGGDGTFLFAARGAGGVPVLGVNLGEVGFLNAVSPSEAVDAVLDEVEAFRGEGMTVREAPRLAAACGDWESEPAANEVVVQGERRGRGGGVGYEVRVDGSLYSSGHADGVLVSTPTGSTAYNLSEGGPLVHPGVDGLVVNEMCAEDGMPPLVVSPESEVTVTLTDTEEAVVITDGRGQHTVDVPAEVTVSATDPPVRLAGPAADFFEALGKLE; this is translated from the coding sequence ATGGATGTCGGCATCGTCGCCCAGAAGGGGAACGGTCGCGCGGCGTATCTCGCGGGTGACCTCTGCGACAGGCTTCGCGCGGCCGACGCGACGGTCGCCGTCGACGCTGCGACCGCCGAAGCGCTCGACGACGTCGAAGCGATTCCCGTCTCGGCGATGGCCGAGATGGATCTGGTCGTCTCTATCGGCGGCGACGGAACTTTCCTGTTCGCCGCCCGGGGCGCAGGCGGCGTCCCGGTGCTCGGCGTCAACCTCGGCGAGGTTGGCTTTCTCAACGCCGTCTCCCCCTCGGAGGCGGTCGACGCCGTCCTCGACGAAGTGGAGGCGTTCCGCGGTGAAGGAATGACCGTTCGGGAAGCGCCGCGACTGGCGGCCGCCTGCGGAGACTGGGAGTCGGAACCCGCGGCCAACGAAGTCGTCGTGCAGGGCGAGCGTCGCGGGCGCGGCGGCGGCGTCGGCTACGAGGTGCGCGTCGACGGGTCGCTGTACTCCAGCGGGCACGCCGACGGCGTCCTCGTGTCGACACCGACCGGATCGACGGCGTACAACCTCTCGGAGGGTGGCCCCCTCGTCCACCCCGGCGTCGACGGCCTCGTCGTCAACGAGATGTGCGCCGAAGACGGGATGCCGCCGCTGGTCGTCTCGCCGGAGTCTGAGGTGACGGTCACGCTCACTGACACCGAGGAGGCGGTCGTCATCACCGACGGACGCGGCCAACACACCGTCGACGTGCCCGCGGAGGTGACCGTCTCCGCGACCGACCCACCCGTCAGACTGGCCGGTCCCGCCGCCGACTTCTTCGAAGCGCTCGGGAAGTTGGAGTGA
- a CDS encoding KaiC domain-containing protein, which yields MSEEADEDWFERGLREATERDDGEEEDAGPFDEEAAVADDTGDTGDDGAGHPDAERDATAEESAEGAEGPDPLEDVEPADPDGFDDVDDIDDGLSAETADETSDTLRDDSGSDTDDPFGGVHESPDDANGPSESDADGEWADIADDEVLEGDFDGGGFGGLDGNGGVDTADASTPTTDDAGDDPFGGARTGADDDPFGDDFAAAMQDAPGEFGDGDGGEFGGDAFGGFGGGGAGPDFDEEEFESDIDRIDVGIEGLDEMILGGIPERSLMAVIGSAGTGKTTFGLQFLNETLENGGNAVYITLEETEEAILSTAEEKGWEYRRYADEDRLAVIAMDPIEMANSLDSIRDDISRLVTEFGADRLVLDSVSLLEMMYDHPSKRRSEVFDFARSLKEAGVTTMLTSEASEDNAYASRHGIVEYLTDAVFILQYVRPSDFRETRLAVEIQKIRDANHSRETKPYEITNDGISVYRQANIF from the coding sequence GTGAGCGAGGAGGCCGACGAAGACTGGTTCGAACGCGGACTCCGTGAGGCGACCGAACGCGACGACGGTGAGGAGGAGGACGCGGGGCCATTCGACGAGGAAGCGGCGGTCGCAGACGACACCGGGGACACGGGCGACGACGGAGCCGGTCACCCCGACGCGGAACGAGACGCCACCGCCGAGGAGTCGGCTGAAGGCGCCGAGGGGCCGGACCCCCTCGAAGACGTGGAGCCTGCTGACCCGGACGGATTCGACGACGTCGACGACATCGACGACGGACTCAGCGCAGAGACTGCCGACGAGACGTCAGACACGCTCCGCGACGACAGCGGCTCCGACACCGACGACCCGTTCGGTGGCGTCCACGAGTCCCCAGACGACGCCAACGGGCCGTCGGAAAGCGACGCCGACGGCGAATGGGCCGACATCGCTGACGACGAAGTGCTCGAGGGAGACTTCGACGGCGGCGGCTTCGGCGGACTCGACGGCAACGGTGGTGTCGACACCGCAGACGCTTCGACTCCGACGACCGATGACGCCGGGGACGACCCGTTCGGCGGCGCTCGCACGGGGGCCGATGACGACCCGTTCGGTGACGACTTCGCGGCGGCGATGCAGGACGCGCCGGGGGAGTTCGGCGACGGCGACGGTGGAGAGTTCGGGGGCGACGCATTCGGCGGGTTCGGTGGCGGCGGCGCGGGCCCGGACTTCGACGAGGAGGAGTTCGAGTCCGACATCGACCGCATCGACGTCGGTATCGAGGGCTTAGACGAGATGATCCTCGGCGGCATCCCCGAGCGGTCGCTGATGGCCGTCATCGGAAGCGCCGGGACCGGTAAGACGACGTTCGGGCTCCAGTTCCTCAACGAGACGCTCGAGAACGGCGGCAACGCCGTCTACATCACGCTCGAAGAGACGGAGGAGGCCATCCTCTCGACGGCCGAAGAGAAGGGGTGGGAGTACCGCCGATACGCCGACGAGGACCGCCTCGCCGTCATCGCGATGGACCCCATCGAGATGGCGAACTCACTCGACTCCATCCGCGACGACATCTCTCGGCTCGTCACCGAGTTCGGGGCCGACCGCCTCGTGCTCGACTCCGTGTCGCTGCTGGAGATGATGTACGACCATCCGAGCAAGCGTCGCTCGGAGGTGTTCGACTTCGCTCGCTCGCTGAAGGAGGCGGGCGTGACGACGATGCTGACCAGCGAAGCCAGCGAGGACAACGCCTACGCCTCCCGTCACGGCATCGTCGAGTACCTCACCGACGCGGTGTTCATCCTGCAGTACGTTCGGCCCTCGGACTTCCGAGAGACGAGGCTCGCCGTCGAGATACAGAAGATCCGCGACGCGAACCACTCTCGTGAGACGAAACCCTACGAGATAACCAACGACGGTATCTCGGTGTACAGACAGGCGAACATCTTCTGA